ATTTTAAATGCCGCTGTTAATGGTATTAAGGAGCGTGGTAAGGCGGTAACTGGCGAGAAAACAATGCTGGACGTTTTAGTGCCTGTTCATGATGTTTTTATAAATGGACGTCAGAAAAAAATGCCAATGACTGAAACTTTAGTGGCAGCGATTGCGGTTGCTAAAGAAGGGATTGAATTTACTAAAACTATTGTAGCAACTAAAGGGCGAGCTAGTTATTTAGGTGAAAGAAGTATCGGGCATCAAGATGCTGGAGCGACTTCCTCTTATATAATATTACAAGCGATTTATGATTATTATGTCAGTATAAAATAACGAAAAG
The DNA window shown above is from Negativicutes bacterium and carries:
- the dhaL gene encoding dihydroxyacetone kinase subunit L; the protein is MANAIEFIKYIGSEIIKNKQLLTELDQAIGDGDHGINMARGFEAVIAKIETLPETTDLSTVFKTVGMALISNVGGASGPLYGTAFLRAAGVTQGKDVIDVDLAEQILNAAVNGIKERGKAVTGEKTMLDVLVPVHDVFINGRQKKMPMTETLVAAIAVAKEGIEFTKTIVATKGRASYLGERSIGHQDAGATSSYIILQAIYDYYVSIK